In one Candidatus Paceibacterota bacterium genomic region, the following are encoded:
- a CDS encoding serine/threonine-protein kinase translates to MNTEPVPNRCPKCQAPLRADAPQGLCPKCLLAAVSTPTEAGQAATQSSPPPIEEVAAAFPQLQILELIGQGGMGVVYKARQPRLDRLVALKLLPQSLAADPAFAERFNREARVLARLSHPSIVTVYDFGQSGGFFFLLMEFVDGVNLRQAMQAGRFTPQQAMMLVPKICEALQFAHDEGILHRDIKPENILLDTRGRVKIADFGIAKLLGETKEKITLTASGHAIGTPHYMAPEQLEHPQDVDQRADIYSLGVVFYEMLTGELPIGRFAPPSTKSTADPRVDEVVLHALEKEREKRFRTAGEVKTSVEAIASSPAVLPGQAATAKPSPSPATSERRIPCYISTPEHLGTFTGQFLYIYTGKGELRLDGEYLTFDKGWQSTVIPLRDIRELGIGHYSRLAKPLRLDFLAVRFEQAGQPRTLLFTPCIRSGISLPWETNPLVADCLQAVREAVIARTGQAPRGPAPAELPGSYPPDALWRAIKIGLPIAVAAGAVAVVTILVRRHTLPATDDTTGGWFIFWVVCGQALVAFIVIRIRLWRLRQNLDLRQRTCPSEPPASLLPRHGHSHSTGMPPAGPSSQSASASATAVCEARATCYFNTPARMRDCFPSAAARVFTCRGELALDAEALTFTSTWRSAITIPLKDIHDLSIGQFQMWTTPWVMKYARINFLSVTFRREGQLQTVHLTPVEPSADNPARINDCVGRWFELVKKAVVAATGSAPHFTEPERLTVQAQRAWGRKGWPVFFLFMAAWFIAWFVMPGMTGWHPPRFVWPIMAITTGVLLAATLFSGAGFIRADRALKRGDLDAVTSDDPPAPEPAAADGGGGRGSRRVVLLYPILVVAVLLVCIAGWWSSSQRASSRDTSRSRPSTAGREWPVERPDPGTNVVLLTTPFPRAPENAFMASRFRCLLPAHYLARVLFVRWTNGVPEVWPGLCGYFKVGVASINADFALICTSLTGAPATNAANEVQWTVNFFGEEDCSSRFPGEPRYRAVELPTQLVVGPGRQGIVRLADHLGPGGKPAPDRSGIELRIFLEPLEHTPLRINPSELGSPNYVAEVGPGWTTAEAVKAIREWPIDK, encoded by the coding sequence ATGAATACTGAGCCAGTGCCAAATCGCTGCCCCAAATGTCAGGCGCCGCTGCGGGCTGACGCGCCTCAGGGCCTTTGCCCGAAGTGTCTCCTGGCGGCTGTTTCCACTCCGACCGAGGCCGGCCAAGCCGCCACGCAAAGCTCCCCGCCGCCCATTGAGGAAGTCGCCGCCGCATTCCCGCAGCTACAGATCCTCGAACTCATCGGCCAGGGCGGCATGGGGGTGGTCTATAAGGCGCGCCAGCCACGACTGGATCGCCTGGTCGCGCTCAAGCTCCTGCCGCAATCGCTCGCCGCCGACCCGGCCTTTGCTGAACGCTTCAACCGCGAAGCCCGTGTGCTGGCGCGGCTCAGCCACCCGAGCATCGTCACGGTCTACGACTTTGGCCAGTCGGGCGGCTTCTTCTTCCTGCTCATGGAGTTCGTGGATGGCGTCAATTTGCGTCAGGCCATGCAAGCCGGCCGCTTCACGCCGCAGCAAGCGATGATGCTTGTGCCGAAGATATGCGAGGCCCTGCAGTTCGCCCACGACGAGGGAATCCTCCACCGCGACATCAAGCCGGAGAATATCCTGCTGGATACGCGGGGGCGGGTGAAGATCGCCGACTTCGGCATCGCCAAGCTGCTCGGAGAGACCAAGGAGAAGATTACGCTCACAGCAAGCGGCCATGCCATCGGCACGCCGCATTACATGGCGCCGGAACAACTGGAGCATCCTCAAGACGTGGATCAGCGCGCGGATATCTATTCGCTGGGCGTAGTTTTCTATGAGATGCTCACGGGCGAGCTGCCCATCGGCCGCTTCGCGCCGCCCTCGACCAAGAGCACTGCGGACCCGCGTGTCGATGAGGTTGTGCTTCACGCGCTGGAGAAGGAACGGGAGAAGCGCTTCCGCACTGCCGGCGAAGTCAAAACCAGCGTGGAAGCGATTGCCTCGTCTCCGGCGGTACTGCCCGGGCAGGCCGCAACAGCGAAGCCCAGCCCCAGTCCGGCTACCTCCGAGCGTCGTATCCCCTGCTACATTTCCACACCGGAGCACCTGGGCACATTCACCGGCCAGTTTCTTTATATCTACACGGGCAAGGGCGAACTCAGGCTCGACGGGGAGTATCTGACCTTTGACAAAGGCTGGCAATCCACCGTCATCCCGCTGCGGGACATCCGCGAACTCGGCATCGGCCACTACTCGCGGCTGGCAAAGCCGCTCCGGCTCGACTTCCTGGCGGTGAGATTTGAGCAAGCCGGCCAGCCCCGGACACTGCTCTTCACGCCCTGCATTCGAAGCGGGATATCATTGCCATGGGAAACAAATCCACTCGTCGCCGACTGCTTGCAGGCGGTGCGTGAAGCGGTAATTGCCCGGACCGGTCAAGCGCCGCGCGGGCCAGCTCCAGCGGAATTGCCAGGCTCGTATCCCCCTGATGCCCTGTGGCGCGCTATTAAGATCGGGCTGCCAATCGCTGTTGCAGCCGGGGCAGTAGCCGTAGTGACGATCCTGGTGCGACGGCACACGCTGCCGGCAACTGACGATACCACGGGCGGCTGGTTTATCTTCTGGGTGGTGTGCGGTCAGGCGCTGGTGGCCTTCATAGTCATAAGAATCCGTCTTTGGCGGCTGCGCCAAAACCTGGACCTCCGCCAGAGGACATGCCCCAGCGAGCCACCCGCGAGTCTACTGCCCCGGCACGGCCATTCCCACAGCACGGGAATGCCGCCGGCGGGCCCAAGTAGTCAAAGCGCAAGCGCGTCAGCCACCGCCGTATGCGAAGCCCGAGCGACCTGTTACTTCAACACCCCGGCCAGGATGCGCGACTGCTTTCCCAGCGCCGCCGCGCGCGTCTTCACCTGCCGGGGCGAGCTGGCGCTGGACGCCGAGGCCCTCACGTTCACCAGCACCTGGCGCAGCGCCATCACCATCCCGCTCAAGGACATCCACGATCTCAGCATCGGCCAGTTCCAGATGTGGACCACGCCCTGGGTGATGAAATACGCCCGCATCAACTTCCTCTCCGTGACCTTTCGCCGCGAAGGTCAGTTGCAGACCGTGCACCTGACGCCGGTGGAACCCAGCGCAGACAACCCGGCGCGCATCAACGACTGCGTGGGCCGCTGGTTCGAGCTCGTGAAGAAGGCCGTCGTCGCGGCCACCGGCTCGGCGCCGCACTTCACCGAACCGGAGCGGCTGACCGTGCAGGCACAGAGGGCATGGGGGAGGAAAGGCTGGCCGGTGTTCTTCCTTTTCATGGCGGCCTGGTTCATTGCCTGGTTCGTGATGCCCGGCATGACTGGCTGGCATCCGCCTCGATTCGTATGGCCGATTATGGCCATCACCACGGGTGTCCTCCTGGCGGCGACGCTCTTCTCCGGCGCGGGCTTCATCAGGGCCGACCGTGCCTTGAAGCGCGGCGATTTGGACGCGGTCACCAGCGATGATCCTCCGGCACCCGAGCCGGCGGCTGCCGATGGCGGAGGAGGGCGCGGAAGCCGCCGCGTGGTCCTGCTCTACCCGATATTGGTGGTTGCCGTGCTTCTGGTTTGCATAGCCGGATGGTGGAGTTCCAGCCAACGGGCCTCCTCGCGCGACACCAGCCGCAGCAGGCCCTCCACAGCCGGCAGAGAGTGGCCAGTCGAGCGACCCGACCCAGGCACCAACGTGGTGCTCCTGACGACGCCGTTTCCTCGCGCACCGGAGAATGCTTTCATGGCCTCCCGATTTCGGTGCCTCCTCCCGGCGCACTATCTGGCCCGCGTGCTCTTTGTCCGCTGGACCAATGGCGTGCCAGAAGTCTGGCCCGGCCTGTGTGGCTACTTCAAAGTGGGCGTCGCTTCTATCAATGCAGACTTCGCCTTAATCTGCACCAGCCTCACCGGAGCCCCCGCTACCAATGCAGCCAATGAGGTGCAGTGGACGGTGAATTTCTTCGGCGAAGAGGATTGCAGTTCGCGCTTCCCCGGCGAACCGCGTTACCGCGCTGTGGAATTACCCACGCAACTGGTCGTTGGTCCCGGCCGCCAGGGCATCGTGCGCCTGGCGGATCATCTGGGACCCGGCGGCAAGCCCGCTCCTGACCGCTCAGGAATTGAACTGCGCATCTTTCTCGAGCCACTAGAACATACTCCGCTGCGGATCAACCCTTCAGAGCTGGGGAGCCCCAACTATGTCGCCGAGGTCGGGCCCGGCTGGACAACGGCAGAGGCGGTCAAGGCCATCAGGGAGTGGCCCATCGACAAATGA
- a CDS encoding AAA family ATPase, whose product MYLDYYGLTEPPFDITPNPRFLFYSAKHREAYNHLLFGIRERKGFVQMTGEVGAGKTTLCRAMLEQLDKHYSTCLILNPILSADELVKLVAQEFCLPVNGLDRLDTLAVINNFLLHQVELGKETLLIIDEAQDLTDELLEQVRLLSNLETDDRKLLQIILFGQPELRDRLNNPRLRQLRQRITVRYHLPPLSRCEVTQYVRHRIHVSGGNGTPCFTRAALWRIHHYSQGIPRLVNAVCDKALLAGFVHQREQIDFRMVGQAIRELEGNVNA is encoded by the coding sequence GTGTACTTGGACTACTATGGCCTGACCGAGCCGCCGTTCGACATTACGCCGAATCCGCGGTTCCTCTTCTACAGCGCCAAGCACCGGGAGGCTTACAACCACTTGCTCTTTGGCATCCGTGAGCGCAAGGGCTTCGTTCAGATGACGGGCGAAGTCGGCGCCGGCAAGACCACGCTGTGCCGCGCGATGCTCGAGCAACTGGACAAACACTACTCCACTTGCCTCATCCTCAACCCGATCCTGAGCGCCGACGAACTGGTCAAGTTGGTTGCGCAGGAATTCTGCCTCCCCGTCAATGGCCTGGACCGGTTGGACACCCTTGCGGTCATCAACAACTTTCTGCTGCATCAGGTCGAACTTGGGAAGGAAACACTGTTGATCATTGACGAAGCGCAGGACCTGACCGATGAACTGCTCGAGCAGGTTCGCTTGCTCTCCAACCTGGAGACGGACGACCGCAAGCTGCTGCAAATTATTCTGTTCGGCCAGCCGGAACTGCGCGACCGGCTGAACAACCCCCGGCTCCGTCAACTCCGCCAGCGCATCACCGTGCGCTACCATCTGCCGCCGCTCAGCCGCTGCGAAGTTACCCAATACGTTCGGCACCGAATCCATGTTTCCGGCGGCAACGGCACACCCTGTTTCACCCGCGCGGCGTTGTGGCGGATCCATCATTACAGCCAGGGCATTCCGCGGTTGGTGAACGCGGTTTGCGACAAAGCCCTGCTGGCGGGCTTTGTTCATCAGCGCGAGCAGATTGATTTTCGAATGGTCGGCCAAGCCATCCGCGAACTCGAAGGAAACGTCAACGCATGA
- a CDS encoding alpha-L-fucosidase — translation MTPASVSLAQSTETPAQRDARMAWWREARFGMFVHWGLYSGLAGTWQGKAVGTSGGMEWLQQRVKADTETYAKASLPLFQPRADFARDWARLAKQAGCRYLVFTTKHHEGFALHHSKAGDFNAGAVLHRDLVKEIVKAARADGLRVGFYHSVIDWHHDQYAYAKSQQLPHPLRGQPYPNGQRDHAQYLAYLHQQVNELASNYPVDILWWDYSSQDFQGDEAWRASELMQLVRAKRPNIIMNNRLYRSREAGWAGMGTQGYLPQLDPKYGDFITPEQHIPDTGMPGVDWETCMTLNTTWGYSEHDHAWKSDQTLIRNLVDIASKGGNYLLNIGPKADGTVPEQSVKSLRAIGNWMQVNGESIYGTTASPFEKLPWGRCTQKRVSGNRTRLYLHVFDWPRDGRLTVPGLRAKPLKATLLAGGKRLSMAGDETGLTINLPVAAPDPIASVVVLEVRGSISR, via the coding sequence GTGACTCCAGCCTCCGTGAGCCTGGCCCAGAGCACCGAAACCCCAGCTCAACGCGACGCCCGCATGGCATGGTGGCGCGAGGCGCGCTTTGGCATGTTCGTGCATTGGGGCCTCTATTCGGGCCTGGCGGGTACCTGGCAGGGTAAAGCGGTCGGCACCAGCGGGGGCATGGAGTGGCTCCAGCAGCGGGTCAAAGCCGATACGGAAACTTACGCCAAAGCCTCCCTGCCATTGTTTCAACCCCGGGCTGATTTTGCCCGCGACTGGGCGCGCCTGGCCAAGCAAGCGGGGTGCCGTTATCTTGTGTTTACCACTAAACACCACGAAGGCTTTGCCCTGCACCATTCCAAAGCCGGCGACTTCAATGCCGGGGCCGTGCTCCATCGCGATTTGGTCAAGGAGATCGTCAAGGCGGCTCGCGCTGACGGGCTGCGAGTTGGCTTTTACCATTCCGTGATTGATTGGCACCACGACCAATACGCTTACGCCAAATCGCAACAACTCCCCCATCCACTCAGGGGCCAGCCGTATCCCAACGGCCAGCGGGACCATGCCCAGTACCTGGCCTACCTGCATCAGCAGGTCAATGAACTGGCTTCAAACTACCCGGTGGACATCCTCTGGTGGGACTACAGCTCCCAAGATTTTCAAGGCGACGAGGCCTGGCGCGCCAGCGAACTGATGCAATTGGTGCGGGCCAAACGGCCCAACATTATCATGAACAACCGGCTCTACCGCAGCCGCGAAGCTGGGTGGGCCGGTATGGGGACCCAGGGTTACCTGCCACAGCTCGATCCCAAATACGGCGACTTCATCACCCCCGAACAGCATATCCCCGATACCGGCATGCCGGGCGTGGACTGGGAAACCTGCATGACTCTCAACACCACCTGGGGTTACAGCGAACACGACCATGCCTGGAAATCCGACCAGACCCTCATCCGCAACCTCGTAGATATCGCCAGCAAGGGCGGCAACTACCTGCTCAACATCGGTCCCAAAGCCGACGGCACCGTGCCCGAGCAAAGCGTGAAATCGCTGCGCGCGATCGGCAACTGGATGCAGGTAAACGGCGAGTCTATTTATGGCACTACAGCCAGTCCATTCGAGAAGCTGCCTTGGGGGCGCTGCACGCAGAAGAGGGTCTCCGGCAATAGAACCCGGCTCTACCTGCACGTCTTCGACTGGCCACGGGATGGCCGGCTCACGGTGCCTGGCCTGCGGGCCAAGCCGCTGAAGGCCACGCTCCTTGCCGGGGGCAAGAGGCTCTCAATGGCGGGCGACGAGACTGGCTTGACCATCAATCTGCCGGTGGCAGCCCCAGACCCCATCGCCAGTGTAGTCGTGTTGGAGGTACGGGGGAGCATCAGCCGCTGA
- a CDS encoding prepilin-type N-terminal cleavage/methylation domain-containing protein — translation MRRAFCFKRQPLRPGEPPRAFTLIELLVVIAIIAILAALLLPALARAKEKALRISCLNNTKQIAIGSQLYAEDDSKRRLTGTLKYAPIDQQGDDDLNWLYGFGGSSQSYIRNARTFVCPTTRNQVEVTNKYTVLVNGQVLEKLRDLDNNASNKDDTTGHSYEVFGCWHNSPSYPRKTQNSVVTYAHQKGAFKGMVAGPSQTFILIDMMEPHADPWDHENWPNPYDNHGKDGGNVAFADGHSEWIGKAKWNYRYEFSEDSGRTTKPYN, via the coding sequence ATGAGAAGAGCATTCTGTTTTAAGCGCCAGCCTCTGCGGCCGGGGGAGCCGCCTCGGGCGTTCACCCTGATCGAACTGCTGGTCGTCATCGCCATTATTGCCATCCTCGCTGCCCTGCTGCTCCCGGCGCTGGCCCGGGCCAAGGAGAAGGCGTTGCGGATCAGTTGTCTCAACAACACCAAGCAAATCGCCATCGGCAGTCAACTCTACGCGGAGGATGACTCGAAACGCCGGCTGACAGGAACGCTCAAGTACGCTCCCATTGACCAGCAAGGCGATGACGACCTGAATTGGCTGTACGGGTTTGGCGGCAGCTCCCAGAGCTACATCCGGAACGCGAGAACCTTCGTCTGTCCAACCACCAGGAATCAGGTGGAGGTCACCAACAAGTACACAGTCCTGGTGAACGGGCAGGTGCTGGAGAAGTTAAGAGACTTGGACAATAATGCCTCCAACAAGGATGACACCACAGGCCACAGCTACGAAGTGTTTGGTTGCTGGCACAACAGCCCGAGTTACCCGAGAAAGACCCAGAACTCCGTGGTGACGTATGCCCATCAAAAAGGCGCCTTCAAGGGCATGGTCGCAGGTCCCAGCCAGACCTTTATCCTGATAGACATGATGGAACCTCATGCGGATCCCTGGGATCACGAGAACTGGCCCAACCCGTACGACAACCATGGCAAGGATGGGGGCAACGTGGCTTTTGCCGATGGGCATTCGGAGTGGATCGGCAAAGCTAAGTGGAACTACCGCTACGAGTTCTCAGAGGATTCAGGCCGGACCACCAAGCCTTACAACTGA
- a CDS encoding sigma-70 family RNA polymerase sigma factor, whose amino-acid sequence MSEETSSADSTPRPAGFAPTRWTLVLRARGESAAAQAALSELCESYYAPVLAFVRCTVRDEEAARDLTHEFFARLLAQHGLDTVEPGRGRFRSFLLGAVKHFLANQLDRMQAQKRGGGQAPISIDAGDAAHTTTTTLQIPDPAGPAPDALFDRQWALTITGRALDTLAAEFNAADKAQQFETLKPWLLGDVESVSQAEAAARLGLSEGAVKVAVHRLRRRFRELVRTEIAQTVADPNHVQEELRYLVEVLAQPDT is encoded by the coding sequence ATGAGCGAGGAGACCTCATCAGCCGACTCGACGCCGCGCCCGGCGGGATTCGCGCCCACCCGCTGGACGCTCGTGCTGCGGGCGCGCGGCGAATCGGCCGCGGCGCAGGCGGCGCTGAGCGAGTTGTGCGAGTCGTATTACGCGCCGGTGCTGGCATTCGTTCGTTGCACGGTGCGCGATGAAGAAGCGGCGCGCGACCTCACACACGAGTTCTTCGCCCGCCTGCTGGCGCAGCACGGGCTGGACACCGTGGAGCCGGGTCGCGGCCGGTTCCGCTCCTTCCTGCTCGGCGCGGTCAAACACTTCCTCGCCAACCAGCTCGACCGAATGCAGGCACAGAAGCGTGGCGGCGGCCAGGCGCCCATCTCCATCGACGCGGGTGACGCCGCACACACTACCACCACAACTCTGCAAATTCCTGACCCCGCCGGCCCGGCACCCGACGCGCTCTTTGACCGCCAATGGGCGCTGACAATTACGGGGCGCGCGCTGGACACGCTGGCGGCGGAGTTCAACGCGGCGGACAAGGCGCAGCAGTTCGAGACGCTCAAACCCTGGCTGCTGGGCGACGTTGAATCGGTGTCGCAAGCCGAGGCCGCTGCACGCCTTGGCCTGTCCGAAGGCGCGGTCAAGGTCGCGGTGCATCGCCTGCGTCGACGCTTCCGCGAACTGGTGAGGACGGAAATTGCGCAAACCGTCGCCGACCCGAACCACGTGCAGGAGGAACTGCGTTACCTGGTGGAAGTGCTGGCACAACCGGACACCTGA
- a CDS encoding autotransporter-associated beta strand repeat-containing protein produces the protein MFWVGAGIVIDWGKDAINDTTIYGNGSLSVVNPGGDFIVRQTSANSGTHRATLDMSGLDTFNASVNRVSIGDTTGSGKNTRPVATVMLAKTNFISCFRGATATDLIIGQGQSQAGNGTLYLGQTNAIFSDAGLTVGRQKCTAWLGFNTNIVMENPVALFRDNAGTGRQAQWLIGEHATGSTTTGNRGTVDFSYGTVDALVDVMYVGRGQTEGGSAAGRGTLSFTNGLIDVNTLYVGFQRSAFAPGQGTVNVDNGAQLTVNGDLTLGLTIDAGAPSTGVLNIGQTVPGGSVWVKGNVVEGGGTGDYIWLTGGSLKVGGTLGQADKPLQNMAINNASITFDRGGAANPTAPLWHVANFSVTGTVTNNVEGAGLTLGQFPLISCPFGIFGDGFNALQLGSLPGRLGGYLSNNIASSTVDLVITTDSSPKWNGNVAGGDWDINATANWVPVTGGAPITYSEPEVPGDKALFDDSATGTTTVNLTTTLSPSSVTVNNPSKNYTFTGSGRLSGPGALNKIGAAMLTISNTGTNDFTGPVAINGGKVLLSGSADRLPTTAAVTLADVGGAALDLNGQNQMIGSLSGGGASGGSVSLGTGTLDISGNGGVYGGVISGDGAVVKSGSGTQKFTAANTYAGGTIVSGGMLVLANPDGSGVGPGSVVVGTNGSLRIGDGGANGSIAASTIVNDGLVGLDRSDDLTWTTLMTGSGGFAKYNVNKLTASTPNNYSGPTYINGGILHLTDSGALGTTGVVAIANGATTALELPGGITLSKPLSVSQKPSAAGEVPAIINLDGTNILAGPITGVGGGTYWTFQSDAGVLVVTGSFTADAGSGQTILRVIGNGDCDWQGDIITPAGYPGTTWLLKSGAGTWTLSGNNSLSGKVNINNGRLVVNGILSGSTGISVNAGTLAGSGLVDAPVNVGGTLSPAGDSIGTLTINNSLTLSNNAVAAVQVSQSAHDRVTGLSSVALGGTLRVTVTNTLVGGEAFRLFEAASYSGDFASYELPALNSPLSWDTTSVPVDGTLRVAGSNRPQIATATILPDNNFQLSGTGPADQTYWILATSDVAEPLSNWMPLTTNTFTGGVFNWTDLEATNHPRRFYQVVIPAP, from the coding sequence GTGTTTTGGGTCGGTGCCGGCATCGTCATAGATTGGGGCAAGGATGCTATCAACGACACGACCATTTACGGCAACGGTTCGTTGTCGGTCGTGAATCCTGGTGGCGACTTCATCGTGCGCCAGACCTCCGCCAACTCCGGGACGCACCGCGCCACCCTGGATATGTCCGGCCTGGATACCTTCAACGCCTCGGTCAACCGCGTCTCGATCGGGGACACTACCGGATCCGGCAAGAACACAAGGCCGGTGGCGACCGTGATGCTGGCGAAGACCAACTTCATCTCCTGTTTCAGGGGCGCGACGGCCACGGACCTGATTATTGGCCAGGGCCAATCCCAGGCGGGCAATGGCACGCTTTACCTGGGCCAGACCAACGCAATCTTCTCTGACGCTGGCCTGACAGTGGGCCGGCAGAAGTGCACCGCCTGGCTCGGATTTAATACTAACATCGTCATGGAGAATCCTGTCGCCCTGTTTCGCGACAATGCCGGCACCGGCCGCCAGGCCCAATGGCTCATCGGCGAACATGCCACCGGCTCAACGACAACCGGCAACCGAGGCACAGTGGATTTTTCCTACGGCACCGTGGATGCCCTGGTTGATGTCATGTATGTTGGCCGTGGCCAGACCGAAGGCGGGTCGGCGGCGGGCAGAGGCACTCTGTCCTTTACCAATGGCCTCATTGACGTGAACACCCTTTATGTCGGCTTCCAGCGGTCGGCCTTTGCTCCCGGCCAAGGCACCGTGAACGTGGACAACGGCGCCCAGTTGACCGTTAACGGGGACCTTACCCTGGGTCTCACGATAGATGCCGGCGCCCCCAGTACGGGCGTTCTGAACATCGGCCAGACGGTCCCGGGCGGTTCGGTGTGGGTCAAGGGTAACGTGGTGGAAGGGGGAGGCACGGGTGATTACATCTGGCTGACTGGCGGGAGCCTGAAAGTGGGCGGCACCCTCGGCCAGGCTGACAAGCCCTTGCAGAACATGGCCATCAACAACGCCAGCATCACTTTTGACCGCGGCGGGGCAGCCAACCCAACCGCGCCCCTTTGGCATGTAGCCAACTTCAGCGTCACCGGCACAGTCACCAACAATGTCGAGGGCGCCGGGCTGACGCTGGGGCAGTTCCCGCTCATCAGTTGCCCGTTTGGCATCTTCGGGGACGGCTTCAACGCGTTGCAGTTGGGCAGCCTGCCGGGGCGCCTGGGCGGCTACCTTTCGAATAATATTGCCAGCTCCACCGTTGATCTCGTCATCACCACTGACTCCTCGCCGAAATGGAACGGGAACGTCGCGGGCGGCGATTGGGACATCAACGCCACCGCCAATTGGGTGCCCGTTACCGGCGGCGCGCCGATCACCTACTCGGAACCGGAGGTCCCCGGCGACAAAGCGCTTTTCGATGACTCCGCCACCGGCACGACCACCGTGAACCTGACCACGACGCTCTCTCCCTCGAGCGTCACCGTCAACAACCCGTCGAAGAACTACACCTTCACTGGGAGCGGCCGGCTCAGCGGCCCGGGCGCTTTGAACAAGATCGGCGCTGCGATGCTGACCATTTCCAACACGGGCACAAATGACTTCACCGGCCCGGTGGCGATCAACGGCGGCAAGGTCCTGCTCTCCGGCAGCGCCGACCGGCTGCCCACCACCGCAGCGGTCACGCTGGCCGACGTTGGTGGCGCCGCGCTGGATTTGAACGGCCAGAACCAGATGATTGGTTCCCTCTCGGGTGGTGGCGCCAGCGGCGGCAGTGTCTCATTGGGAACCGGGACATTGGACATCAGCGGGAATGGAGGGGTTTATGGCGGTGTCATCAGCGGCGACGGGGCAGTGGTTAAGAGCGGCTCCGGCACACAGAAATTCACCGCGGCCAACACCTACGCCGGCGGAACCATCGTTAGCGGAGGGATGCTGGTCCTCGCCAACCCGGACGGCAGTGGGGTCGGCCCGGGCAGTGTGGTCGTGGGAACCAACGGGTCATTGCGCATCGGCGACGGTGGCGCGAACGGCAGCATCGCCGCGAGCACGATCGTCAACGACGGTTTAGTCGGGCTGGATCGCAGCGACGACCTGACCTGGACGACGCTCATGACCGGTTCCGGCGGTTTCGCCAAGTACAACGTCAACAAGCTGACAGCCTCAACCCCGAACAACTACTCCGGTCCGACCTATATCAATGGTGGGATCCTGCATCTCACCGATTCGGGCGCCCTCGGGACCACCGGGGTGGTTGCCATCGCTAATGGCGCCACGACGGCGCTGGAGCTTCCGGGTGGCATCACGCTCTCCAAGCCGCTAAGCGTATCGCAGAAGCCGTCCGCGGCTGGTGAGGTGCCGGCAATTATCAATCTGGACGGCACCAACATCCTGGCAGGCCCCATCACTGGCGTTGGCGGAGGCACCTATTGGACGTTTCAGAGTGATGCCGGCGTGCTGGTGGTTACAGGGTCGTTCACTGCGGATGCCGGCTCCGGCCAGACGATCCTTCGCGTGATTGGCAATGGTGATTGCGATTGGCAAGGCGATATCATTACTCCTGCCGGCTATCCCGGCACCACTTGGCTGCTAAAGTCCGGCGCCGGCACCTGGACGCTCTCCGGGAACAACAGCCTGAGCGGCAAGGTGAACATCAATAACGGCCGGCTCGTGGTCAACGGCATTTTGTCGGGCAGCACCGGCATCTCCGTCAATGCCGGCACGCTCGCTGGCTCCGGACTGGTGGACGCCCCGGTTAACGTCGGCGGCACGCTGTCCCCCGCCGGAGACTCGATTGGCACGCTGACCATCAACAACTCGTTGACCCTCAGCAATAATGCCGTTGCCGCCGTGCAGGTGTCCCAATCGGCGCATGACCGGGTGACCGGCTTGAGCAGCGTGGCGCTGGGCGGCACGCTCCGCGTTACCGTGACAAACACACTGGTGGGCGGCGAGGCCTTCCGGCTGTTTGAAGCCGCCTCGTACAGCGGCGACTTCGCCAGCTACGAACTGCCCGCGCTGAACAGTCCGCTTTCCTGGGATACCACCTCGGTGCCGGTGGATGGCACGCTGCGCGTGGCGGGTTCGAACAGGCCACAGATCGCGACTGCGACCATACTGCCCGACAACAACTTCCAGTTGAGCGGCACTGGCCCCGCGGATCAGACATACTGGATACTGGCCACATCAGATGTTGCCGAGCCCCTGAGCAATTGGATGCCCTTGACCACCAATACCTTCACGGGAGGGGTGTTCAACTGGACGGACCTTGAGGCAACCAACCACCCGCGCCGGTTTTATCAGGTGGTCATCCCCGCGCCGTGA